A single region of the Nicotiana sylvestris chromosome 6, ASM39365v2, whole genome shotgun sequence genome encodes:
- the LOC138871213 gene encoding uncharacterized protein — protein MILPRVPDNWAAIAFTSNLNEKSSEATRRLKESLREFPATTWNDVYNKYSTKLKIEEDTVPRLQKEERNLKARFGGYNFNVSTSELVAVLRSMGDKVRWPKKMRSNPNRLNPDHWCEFHNDHGHKTADCMFLQSEVDHLLKQGYLTELFCEKGKQAYMKNRQEPPKPPSPKRTVNFISGGEDVKGISYAAANKISKVTITQGKRVRYVLEEDNIIFNDANADGVLTPHNDALVISLIIHDTNMKRVLIDPGSSVNIILLRVLREMQAEDKMIQKAHTLSGSDNSSILTKGEVTLTTSAEGVIKDTKFQVVDMEMAYNMILGRPWIYEMDVVPSTLYQVIKFPSPWGICQIRGDQHTTRAINSVADTSMRNEDKFSGFLVSNRGIEVNPAQIKAIEEIPDIISNKKEVQRLTGRIAALGRFISKSSEKCFKFFSAIKKQDHFEWNEECQQALRNLKMYLSNPPLLAKPKAGERLLIYLAILEVAVSTVLVREEQGKQSPIYYVSNSLLDAETQYPQLEKLALALILASRKLRPYFQCHPIAVVTAYPLRNILHKHELSGLGMFLVPSTGETIRQAIKCHSITNNEVEYEAMIAGPELARELGMNQIIIKSDSQLVVNQMLGTYANREARMQQYLEKVRELIKQFQTWKVIQIPRDENAEVDALANLASAADVYGTIPDEKKKAHAVRKKAAWYCLKQGRGAYELETMDGKILPSHWNVVHLKRYYF, from the exons atgataTTACCACGTGTACCAGATAATTGGGcggctatagctttcacaagcaatttgaatgaaaaaagctcagaagctacgaggcgactcaaagaaagccttcgtgAATTtccagctacaacgtggaatgacgtttacaacaagtatagcacgaagttgaaaatagaagaagatactgttccacgacttcaaaaagaagaaag aaatttgaaggcgagattcggtggttacaacttcaacgtcagcacctccgagctcgtagctgttttgagaagtatgggagataaggtacgatggccaaagaaaatgagatcGAACCCAAACAGGCtcaaccctgaccattggtgcgagttccataatgaccacggacataaaacagcagattgcaTGTTTTtgcaaagtgaagttgatcatttattaaaacaagggtacCTTACTGAgttgttctgtgagaaaggcaagcaagcttacatgaagaacaggcaggagcctccaaaaccaccttctcccaaaagaactgtcaactttataagtgggggtgaagacgtcAAGGGTATATCATATGCAgcagctaacaaaatttccaaagtaacaattacccaagggaaacgggtgcggtatgttttagaggaagacaacattaTATTCAATGATGCAAATGCAGATggcgtattaacccctcataacgacgcactggtaatatctttaattataCATGATACTAatatgaaacgagttttgattgatccaggtagttccgtgaacattattttactgagagtattacgtgagatgcaagctgaagataaaatGATAcaaaaggcgcatactctatctggatcaGATAATTCTAGTATCCtcacgaaaggagaggtaacactcaccacatcCGCTGAAGGAGTCAttaaagatacaaagttccaggtggtagatatggagatggcttacaacatgattcttgggagaccatggatctacgaaatggatgttgttccttcaaccttgtatcaagttattaaattcccatcgccatggggaatatgtcaaattCGGGGAGATCAACATACAACCAGGGCTATCAACTCTGTTGCAGATACAAGCATGAGAAATGAAG ACAAGTTTtcgggttttcttgtttctaaccgaggtattgaagtaaatcctgcacaGATCAAGGCCATTGAGGAAATCCCTGATATaatttcaaacaagaaagaagttcaaagattaacagggagaattgcagccttgggaagattcatttctaaatcatcagagaagtgtttcAAATTCTTCTCAGCCAttaagaagcaggatcatttcgaatggaatgaggaatgtcaacaggcactcaggaatttgaaaatgtacttatcaaatccacctttgctggcaaaaccaaaggctggggaaagactactcatttacctTGCTATTTTGGAAGTTGCGGTAAGCACTGTTTTggttcgagaagaacaaggtaaacaatcccctaTCTACTATGTTAGTAATTCTTTGTTAGATGCGGAGACAcagtatcctcagttagaaaaacttgcacttgcattaatcttggcatctagaaagttaagaccttactttcagtgtcatcctatcgcCGTAGTAACTGCTTACcctttacgtaatatattacataagcatgagctatcag GTTTAGGGATGTTCTTGGTACCATCTACGGGTGAGACCATTcgacaagctattaaatgtcactctataactaacaatgaagtggagtatgaggctatgattgcaggtccagaattggcacgagagcttGGCATGAATCAGATTATAATTAAGAGTGATtcgcaactcgtggttaatcaaatgctagggacttatgcaaatagggaagcaaggatgcaacaatacttagaaaaggtacgggaattgataaagcaatttcaaacctggaaagttatacaaataccaagggatgaaaatgcTGAAGtagacgccctagctaatctcgcatctgcagctgatgtg tatggtaccatCCCTGATGAAAAGAAGAAAGCTCATGCGGTTCGAAAAAAGGCTGCTTGGTactgcttaaagcaag GCAGGGGAGCATATGagctggagacaatggatggcaagatactaccttcacattggaatgttgttcatttgaagagatactatttctaa